In Streptomyces sp. NBC_01381, a genomic segment contains:
- a CDS encoding low specificity L-threonine aldolase, translating into MTAYEAEDERPQEQPTHQPEALGDGPAEDSAEDPDGRARRSAAARGAARALNRSPLVVPLAERLSALAAAAHEVVGPDDPTDVYGDAVVATLEDEVARLLGKEAAAFFPTGTMAQQVALRCWAGRTGNATVALHPVAHPEVHEGGAFSVVSGLRTVHPTREPRLPTADEVRDFEEPFGTLMLELPLRDAGFVLPTWEELEAVVEAARERDAVVHFDGARLWECTPHFGRPLTEIAALADTVYVSFYKSLEGLSGAVLAGPRTLVEEARVWRHRYGGQLFQQFPAAVSALLGLKHTLPRLPDYVAHARVVADALREGFAAAGVPWSRVHPERPHTHQFQVWLPYDSEVLTEASLAQAEETKTLLFGRWFPDGPPGLSVTEVTVTGAGLEWTADDVNDAVAEFVRRLPG; encoded by the coding sequence ATGACTGCGTACGAGGCGGAAGACGAGCGCCCCCAGGAACAGCCCACGCATCAGCCCGAAGCGCTCGGGGACGGACCTGCGGAGGACTCCGCGGAGGACCCGGACGGGCGCGCCCGGCGCTCGGCGGCGGCCCGTGGCGCAGCCCGGGCCCTGAACCGCTCGCCCTTGGTCGTGCCGCTCGCCGAGCGCCTGTCGGCCCTGGCGGCCGCGGCCCACGAGGTCGTCGGCCCGGACGACCCCACCGACGTCTACGGCGACGCCGTCGTCGCCACCCTGGAGGACGAGGTCGCGCGCCTGCTCGGCAAGGAGGCGGCCGCCTTCTTCCCGACCGGCACGATGGCCCAGCAGGTCGCCCTGCGCTGCTGGGCGGGCCGCACCGGCAACGCGACGGTCGCCCTGCACCCGGTCGCGCACCCCGAGGTCCACGAAGGGGGCGCCTTCTCCGTGGTGAGCGGTCTGCGCACGGTCCACCCGACGAGGGAGCCACGGCTGCCCACGGCCGACGAAGTGCGGGACTTCGAGGAACCCTTCGGGACGCTGATGCTCGAACTGCCGCTCCGGGACGCCGGTTTCGTCCTGCCGACCTGGGAGGAGCTTGAAGCGGTCGTGGAGGCGGCCCGCGAACGCGACGCGGTCGTGCACTTCGACGGCGCCCGGCTGTGGGAGTGCACGCCGCACTTCGGCCGCCCGCTGACGGAGATCGCGGCTCTCGCGGACACGGTGTACGTGTCGTTCTACAAGTCCCTCGAAGGCCTGAGCGGCGCCGTGCTCGCCGGGCCGCGCACGCTCGTCGAGGAGGCGAGGGTCTGGCGCCACCGCTACGGAGGCCAGCTGTTCCAGCAGTTCCCGGCCGCCGTGTCCGCGCTGCTCGGCCTGAAGCACACGCTGCCCCGGCTGCCCGATTACGTGGCCCACGCGCGCGTGGTCGCCGACGCGCTGCGCGAAGGGTTCGCGGCGGCCGGGGTGCCGTGGTCGCGCGTGCACCCCGAGCGGCCGCACACCCATCAGTTCCAGGTCTGGCTGCCGTACGACTCCGAAGTCCTGACCGAGGCGTCGCTCGCCCAGGCCGAGGAGACCAAGACCCTGCTGTTCGGCCGCTGGTTCCCCGACGGCCCGCCCGGCCTCTCGGTCACGGAGGTCACCGTGACCGGGGCGGGCCTGGAGTGGACGGCCGACGACGTCAATGATGCGGTCGCGGAGTTCGTGCGGCGGCTCCCCGGCTGA
- a CDS encoding response regulator transcription factor, with amino-acid sequence MSIRVMLVDDQALLRTGFRMVLAAQPDMEVVAEAGDGVEALEALRSTKVDVVLMDVRMPKLDGVETTRRICQDENPPKVLILTTFDLDEYAFSGLKAGASGFMLKDVPPGELLAAIRSVHSGDAVVAPSTTRRLLDRFAPMLPNAGGQPQHKELERLTDREREVMVLVAQGLSNGEIAARLVLSEATVKTHVGRILTKLGLRDRVQVVVLAYETGLVRAGGGGV; translated from the coding sequence ATGTCGATCCGCGTCATGCTCGTCGACGACCAGGCGCTGCTGCGCACGGGGTTCCGGATGGTGCTCGCAGCCCAGCCGGACATGGAGGTCGTCGCGGAGGCGGGCGACGGCGTCGAGGCGCTGGAGGCACTGCGGTCGACCAAGGTCGACGTGGTCCTCATGGACGTACGCATGCCGAAACTGGACGGCGTGGAGACGACCCGGCGCATCTGCCAGGACGAGAATCCACCCAAGGTGCTGATCCTGACGACCTTCGATCTCGACGAGTACGCCTTCTCGGGGCTGAAGGCGGGTGCTTCCGGCTTCATGCTGAAGGACGTGCCTCCGGGGGAGCTGCTCGCCGCGATCCGGTCCGTGCACAGCGGTGACGCCGTGGTCGCGCCGTCCACCACGCGGCGCCTGCTCGACCGTTTCGCACCGATGCTGCCGAACGCGGGCGGCCAGCCGCAGCACAAGGAGCTCGAACGGCTCACGGACCGCGAGCGCGAGGTCATGGTCCTGGTCGCCCAGGGGCTTTCGAACGGCGAGATCGCGGCGCGGCTCGTCCTGTCGGAGGCCACCGTCAAGACGCACGTGGGACGCATCCTGACCAAGCTCGGGCTGCGGGACCGCGTGCAGGTGGTGGTCCTCGCGTACGAGACGGGTCTGGTGCGGGCGGGGGGCGGCGGGGTCTGA
- a CDS encoding DUF5937 family protein — protein sequence MSVSIDITGLLPERIHVVPSPLAELGMALHALAEPGHHPGLQGWATAVSARMDPCLADRMCDADFLWRTTFSDVFAPFAGIPGRQALPGATLAEELDLLDKLTDEQFVDAALEFTCQSSYAEPNRSILGTPEVQQRALELAAARGPHQVRFTRRLLDDPSAVRAWFRQLVEDCDEAFFADTWERLQHQLAADARHKTDLLRRKGLAEALKAVSGAASLDEEARLITFDKITEGRTVTGDGSLVLVPTSLGWPHLMVLHRYGWQPAITYPISGPGLTAPPSVEQLTRRMSALAHPARMRLCRHLARGAYTTGELADAHGLTAPEVSRHLSVLKKAGLVTTRRRGRYVQHQLDIGVVSRLGSDFIEGVLR from the coding sequence ATGAGCGTGAGCATCGACATCACCGGGCTGCTCCCGGAGCGGATCCACGTCGTGCCCTCGCCCCTGGCCGAGCTCGGCATGGCGCTGCACGCGCTGGCGGAGCCGGGCCACCACCCGGGGCTCCAGGGCTGGGCGACGGCGGTGTCCGCGCGCATGGATCCATGCCTCGCGGACCGCATGTGCGACGCGGACTTCCTGTGGCGCACGACGTTCTCGGACGTCTTCGCGCCGTTCGCCGGCATCCCCGGCAGGCAGGCACTCCCGGGCGCCACGCTCGCCGAGGAGCTCGACCTCCTCGACAAGCTGACCGACGAGCAATTCGTGGACGCCGCCCTGGAGTTCACCTGCCAGTCGTCGTACGCGGAGCCGAACCGCTCCATCCTGGGCACCCCTGAGGTGCAGCAGCGCGCCCTGGAGCTGGCCGCCGCCCGAGGCCCGCACCAGGTGCGCTTCACCCGGCGGCTGCTCGACGACCCGTCCGCGGTCCGCGCCTGGTTCCGGCAGCTGGTGGAGGACTGCGACGAGGCGTTCTTCGCGGACACCTGGGAGCGCCTGCAGCACCAGCTCGCCGCCGACGCCCGGCACAAGACCGACCTGCTGCGCCGCAAGGGCCTCGCCGAGGCCCTGAAGGCGGTGTCCGGTGCGGCCTCCCTGGACGAGGAGGCCCGGCTCATCACCTTCGACAAGATCACCGAGGGGCGCACGGTCACGGGGGACGGCAGCCTCGTCCTCGTCCCGACCAGCCTCGGCTGGCCCCATCTGATGGTGCTGCACCGCTATGGCTGGCAGCCCGCGATCACGTACCCCATCAGCGGACCCGGGCTCACCGCCCCGCCCTCCGTAGAGCAGCTGACCCGCCGCATGTCCGCGCTCGCCCACCCGGCCCGGATGCGCCTGTGCCGCCACCTCGCACGCGGGGCGTACACCACGGGCGAGCTTGCGGACGCGCACGGCCTGACGGCGCCCGAGGTGTCACGCCACCTCAGCGTCCTGAAGAAGGCCGGGCTCGTCACGACACGGCGCCGCGGGCGCTATGTGCAGCACCAGCTGGACATCGGCGTGGTGTCACGCCTGGGCAGCGACTTCATCGAGGGGGTGCTCCGCTGA